The Panthera leo isolate Ple1 chromosome A3, P.leo_Ple1_pat1.1, whole genome shotgun sequence genome contains the following window.
CTGGCCCAAAGGAGACTGAACCAAAGCAACCCTTGGCCAGGCCCCCAGCCCGCCCCCAGttactgcccccacccccagccacttTACTGGGTTGCCCATCGTCACAGCCATGGCCCCAAACTTTGTTCCTTCACGGGGATTGGGGCTTTGGGGCCTCCGTGAATTCCTTCCCTTAGAGCCCTGGCACCAGTGTTGAGAGATGGGGACTAGGTCAGAGCTGGCCTCTGAGGCCAAGCGCCATGGCAGTTTCTAGGCCTGACAGAGGATGGCAGGGCTGCAGTGCTCCATGGCCGGCACCTCTGGAGAGGGGAGTGCTCGGGAGGAGAAAAACATTGAGACCCAGGCCGTGGCTCGCTTGAGGGAGACAGGGCATGGACTTTTACCAcacaagtttatttaaataaaagtgaacaCATATGCAGGCTGGGTGGCCCGAGGGGGCAGAGGTCGGGGAGGAGGGCAGATGGGAGGCAGACGAACAGGAAGGTCCAGGCAGAATCTGTGTGGTATGAACCAAGCTGCAGAAGGggtggctgggggcctgggggcggtGCTGGGCTtcggtgctgggggcagggggccgaGGGTGGGTGAGCCTGGTGCCAGGAGGTCATTTTCATCCCTCACGTgctccccccgcctctccctgACCACCGGGGCCTCAGGCACCCCCCACTCGGTCCCCTTATCCCTCTCCCGACATCAGCCTTCCCCTCAACTACTGGGAAgtcagaagacaaaataaataagaacggGTGAGTCCTGCCAAGGCTCCCAGCAATGGGGTAGGGATGCCAAGCCAGGCACACTGCCCCGGagccccgtgctgtcagccctGGGAAAAGAACAGGTAAAGTGCAAGGAAAATCCAGTAAGTAAAAATATACCAATGACTTTGTCAAATATACAGCTGCTGGCTGTCAGGGGAGCGGGCGGCTGGCTGGGGCGGGCAGCGGCAGCGCCACCCTGGGAAGTGTTGGCCGACACAGCGTAGAGACAACGGAAATAAataggggtggaggggtggacaGAGGCCTCGCCCAGCGCCCACCGGGCCTCTGCCTGCTCACCTGCCCCGTCCCCACAAGCCTCGCTCCTTGCCTGACTCCCCAGTGCTGCGGCACTGACACAAAGCACCCGGCGCCGACCGGCTGTAAGGAAAGGATTATAATGTGGGGCGGGAGCAGGGCGGGGAGGCACGGCAGCCGTGCAGTCAGCCAGGGCTGGGGCCGCCCTCAGTACTCGTCTTGGTCTTCCTGTTGGTGTTCCTCAATCTCATCGTCCTCGGGGGGTGCAAATCCTTcctggagggtgggaagggagagggaagtggTGAGCCAGGCAGgccaggcagagggggagactTCTGCTGGGAGCCAGTCCCACCTCCCCTGCTGAtctctgtgtgaccctgggctctGACTTCAGTGGGCTCTCCCCACCCTGTTCCCCTAGGCCCCTCGGGGTGCTACCCCTTGTGGTCTGCagggggcaggatggggagggCCCAGTGGGCCTGGGACATGAGCGAGTGAAGGCAGAGCTCACCTCGGTGGCATAGAGAATGCCTATGATGCCCGAGATAACAGGGCTGTTCTCACTTTCGTGTTCCTGGCAGATGAGCTCGATGTCTCGAAGTTTGCTGAAGTAGAAGTCACGCTCCTTCTCCAGCCCATCCACCGTCAGCTTCAAATCCAATAGCTGCTTGGGGACAAGGCGGTGTTCAGGCCAGAGGCCCCTGCCCCAGACTCCCCTTCCCACCCAAGGTCCTGGCTTTTGTTGAGGGCTCTCTCAGTGACCCTCGCCCACCCTACTCACCTGCTGATTGAGTTCGAGAATCTGGGCATCGGTCTCATGGCCGCCATTCCGGGCTGATGGGGGGTTCTTCCGGAGGATGCAGGGTGGGGCCACATTGCTCAGCCGGCCAGAGGTCTGCATGTTTTTGGGGCCTGTGGGGGACGTCCTCTGTGGAACTGCCCAGAGGAGAAAGGTCGGATGGGGCCACGTGAGCCCACGGCTCGTGGGGCCTGAGACAGCCTGGTGTGATGACTGCGGGGGCAGGCCCATGCGAAAGGCAGGCACTcttgccctcccctcctctcccactcggGAGGGGCATCGACATCTAGACCTCAAGCCATGGCCACACTGACACCACAGCAGCCGGGCAGCTCTTTGGCAAGCCTGGGAGAGCAGGGACTATAGGGAAGCAAAGAAGGTatgaggtgtggggaggggggggagctgGCCTGAGGGAGAAGTGAGGGCAACCAGGAAGGAGGATTTGGGAAGTGGGTCTGGGAGGGTTGGGCCCTCTTGTACTGTCAGCCAGAGTCTGAGGAAAAGCAGCTGGTGCAGGGTCTCAAGTCTGGCACTTGCTGGGTCTTTCCCGACAGAAGCCCCACCCTCCCTGGGGATAAACTCAGTCTcagggcccctgcccctcccagcatCCCTGCCTcaggatgggctctgtgctgtctgctggGCCTGACTCCGGGACCCCGGCTCCTCCCCCACAAGCCCGACATGCTGAGGCCACTTGTCTTCTAGCTATGGCCGCTCCCTAGACAGAGCTGGCTGCTTCTAACACAAAGCAAGCaggtgaagggtgggggggggggggcaggcccagGCGGGGCAGCAGCGCAAACAGAGGAGTGGCTCTGCTATGACGGGTTCAGATGCTGGGGctgctcctttctcttcctttccccaacCCTCTCATCCCCCAAACGCCCTAttgcttctctcccttttcctcttgaACCCAGACAAAGCCTCCTTTCAAAAGGTCATCTCGAGGACTCAGGGCTGTGGGCCTTTGGAATAGGGGAAGATCGGATCCCAATGGGGGAAGCTTGGCAGACTCCTGTCCCAGGGGGGCGTCCAGTGGGCAGGGGGCAAGAAGGGTGTGTGGTGCTGGCACCAGGCCCCTGGCCTGGATGGACCTGGACAGACGAACCGCGCCACATGCCGCCCCATCATCTCAAGGCACAAAGCCAGTGCCCTGGGCCTCCCAGCACCACTGCCCCCGTGGCTGGTGCCGGTGGCTCTCCGTTTGCAGCCCTCTTTCCAGCCCTGTCCTCCCTACTGTGATTCCCCCTGGTCTGGGCGGGCAGCAGGCGGCGTCATCTGAACTCCGTGATAACAGTCTCCTCTAGGCTGGCAGGGCCGGGCCGGCGGCCCAGGGGGCGCTCCTGGCTGCGGAGCCATGCCGGTCCGGCCCCCCACGCTCCCTCCCCCAGCTCGGGCACGTTACCTGCTGTGCCAATGAGTTTCTTGGATTTGTTGAAGATCTGATCACCTGGGTTAGGAGGGGGCGCTACGTCCTGGCCCTGCCGCGCCAGCAGAGGGTTGTAATCCTTTCCGTCATAGTTTGCGTCAAAGAATTTCTTAAACCActgaataaactcaaaatta
Protein-coding sequences here:
- the MAPRE3 gene encoding microtubule-associated protein RP/EB family member 3 isoform X1, with the translated sequence MAVNVYSTSVTSENLSRHDMLAWVNDSLHLNYTKIEQLCSGAAYCQFMDMLFPGCVHLRKVKFQAKLEHEYIHNFKVLQAAFKKMGVDKIIPVEKLVKGKFQDNFEFIQWFKKFFDANYDGKDYNPLLARQGQDVAPPPNPGDQIFNKSKKLIGTAVPQRTSPTGPKNMQTSGRLSNVAPPCILRKNPPSARNGGHETDAQILELNQQLLDLKLTVDGLEKERDFYFSKLRDIELICQEHESENSPVISGIIGILYATEEGFAPPEDDEIEEHQQEDQDEY
- the MAPRE3 gene encoding microtubule-associated protein RP/EB family member 3 isoform X2, whose protein sequence is MAVNVYSTSVTSENLSRHDMLAWVNDSLHLNYTKIEQLCSGAAYCQFMDMLFPGCVHLRKVKFQAKLEHEYIHNFKVLQAAFKKMGVDKIIPVEKLVKGKFQDNFEFIQWFKKFFDANYDGKDYNPLLARQGQDVAPPPNPVPQRTSPTGPKNMQTSGRLSNVAPPCILRKNPPSARNGGHETDAQILELNQQLLDLKLTVDGLEKERDFYFSKLRDIELICQEHESENSPVISGIIGILYATEEGFAPPEDDEIEEHQQEDQDEY